Proteins from a single region of Clupea harengus chromosome 5, Ch_v2.0.2, whole genome shotgun sequence:
- the LOC116220518 gene encoding F-actin-monooxygenase Mical, producing the protein MSGTDQNSAPDPQLLFVGRPSRLLEVYVKRSLSLNDSPLNDGRPAREHRKWISLAERNKRDRRHSSDTSLHLPVDMAYSYNPVSEKNSDPKKSTLRKKWMSFRDKSKRPSKLSKPSLVVKPAPSDDRPTEYHDTMPSDLESSTEKPKKKKRESKKGKPAPSDDRPTEYHDTMPSDLESSTEKPKKKKRESKKGKPAPSDDRPAEDHDTMASGLESSTEKQKKKKQRRKKGKKSSIWRSIVGFFSRGDSDTDERDLSPVRTVCPPQPPEATCLSISKPFSEGEEVTRRRKSSRRRRSLIRRLSQKKDRRLSIVEAIERVEPTDSYYENVSDELKRIVTEVMDSPSDEQVVVPPDVPPTDTLDSQSLSTDELTERLIALIKQEGDFMDAKMKESPSLSNFFQGLTYGSFQQLADQYVLSEIPAEPAQDPVVAPELVRLAFTLDFTARLAGLSRQSPSHIMGHGKCYLQERFTYEAQPEVEPTSPLMMRTAWKGSMEIGINYGNSLLVESGEPEEHGLGKAEEPKPSLRTRMPDEAQQIQHFNSYEL; encoded by the exons ATGTCTGGGACAGATCAGAACAGCGCTCCTGACCCACAGCTGCTGTTTGTGGGGCGACCCTCCCGTCTGCTAGAGGTGTATGTGAAACGCAGCCTGAGCCTCAATGACAGCCCACTCAATGACGGGAGACCCGCCAGGGAGCACCGCAAGTGGATCAGCCTGGCGGAGAGGAACAAGAGGGATCGCAGGCACTCCAGTGACACGTCTCTGCACCTGCCAGTGGACATGGCATACAGTTACAACCCTGTAAGCGAAAAAAACAGCGATCCAAAGAAGAGCACGCTGAGGAAGAAGTGGATGAGCTTCAGGGACAAGAGCAAGAGGCCCAGCAAACTCTCCAAACCTTCTTTGGTGGTCAAGCCAGCTCCTTCTGATGACAGACCAACAGAGTACCATGACACCATGCCCTCAGACCTAGAGTCCTCCACGGAGAAGCCGAAGAAGAAAAAACGTGAGAGCAAGAAGGGCAAGCCAGCTCCTTCTGATGACAGACCAACAGAGTACCATGACACCATGCCCTCAGACCTAGAGTCCTCCACGGAGAAGCCGAAGAAGAAAAAACGTGAGAGCAAGAAGGGCAAGCCAGCTCCTTCTGATGACAGACCAGCAGAGGACCACGACACCATGGCCTCAGGCCTAGAGTCCTCCAcggagaagcagaagaagaaaaaacagaggagaaagaagggCAAGAAGTCCTCCATCTGGAGGAGCATAGTTGGCTTCTTCTCACGGGGTGACAGCGACACGGACGAACGTGACCTCAGCCCTGTGAGAACGGTgtgccccccccagcccccagagGCCACgtgcctctccatctccaaaCCCTTCTCCGAGGGAGAGGAAGTCACGCGCCGCAGGAAGTCCTCCAGGAGACGGCGTTCCCTAATAAGGAGACTCTCTCAGAAGAAGGACAGGCGCCTGTCCATAGTGGAAG CCATCGAGAGAGTGGAGCCCACAGACTCATACTACGAGAACGTGTctgatgagctgaagaggatTGTGACTGAGGTGATGGATAGTCCTTCTGATGAGCAGGTGGTGGTTCCTCCAGACGTACCACCCACTGACACACTGGACAGTCAAAGCT TGTCAACAGATGAGTTGACAGAGAGGCTTATAGCTCTAATCAAACAGGAAGGGGATTTCATGGATGCAAAG atGAAGGAGAGTCCCAGCCTCAGTAACTTCTTCCAGGGGCTCACATACGGCTCCTTCCAGCAGCTGGCTGACCAGTATGTGCTGTCCGAGATACCCGCAGAGCCCGCCCAGGACCCGGTGGTGGCGCCGGAGCTAGTCAGGCTGGCCTTCACCCTGGACTTCACTGCCCGGCTGGCCGGCCTGTCCCGCCAGAGCCCGAGCCACATCATGGGCCACGGGAAATGCTACCTGCAGGAGCGCTTCACCTACGAGGCCCAGCCCGAGGTCGAGCCCACGAGTCCGCTGATGATGAGAACGGCCTGGAAGGGGTCGATG gaAATTGGGATAAACTATGGGAATTCCCTCCTGGTAGAGAGCGGAGAACCTGAGGAACATGGTCTGGGGAAGGCTGAAGAACCTAAACCTTCACTAAGAACAAGGATGCCTGATGAAGCTCAGCAAATCCAGCACTTTAACAGCTATGAGTTATGA